Proteins encoded in a region of the Clostridium beijerinckii genome:
- a CDS encoding B12-binding domain-containing radical SAM protein produces the protein MKIKLIQPAMMPRPMDTKLKTRMSPSLALLTIANLTPKEHEVIIENENVENIDFDENVDLVAITVTVDVMNRAVEISKEFQKRGVKVIAGGIHITADPEGAPNSFDAIIIGMAERVWEKVLKDVENNSIKKIYYDMENIRGNEIVSPDYGMIDNKKYLYTNIISTSRGCPFKCDFCYNSCAKSIKTYVNRPIEDVIKDIKVLKTKHIMFIDDNFIGNPKWTKELLKEIKPLKLKWNAAVTSNIVDMPELLDEMKGSGCQSLFIGFESINGKSIESVHKIQNSVSRYEKLVDEIHKRGIMINASFVFGLDEDDAEIFNSTLEWIVKNKIETVTSHIMTPYPGTKLYASLLKENRIVDHNLSNYNTSHVVYKPKNMTAEELYNGYLWIYKEVYTFKNIMKRLPKSKKQWIPFLAFNLLYRKFGKLTELVCNIVSFEVIGRLSRWVAYRIK, from the coding sequence ATGAAGATTAAGTTAATTCAACCTGCAATGATGCCAAGGCCTATGGATACAAAATTAAAGACGAGAATGTCTCCTTCATTAGCTTTACTGACAATAGCAAACCTTACGCCTAAAGAACATGAGGTTATTATTGAAAATGAAAATGTTGAGAATATAGATTTTGATGAAAACGTTGATTTAGTTGCAATAACTGTTACTGTAGACGTTATGAATAGGGCAGTAGAAATATCAAAGGAATTTCAAAAACGTGGAGTAAAAGTAATTGCAGGAGGAATACATATAACGGCAGATCCAGAAGGAGCACCAAACAGCTTTGATGCAATAATTATAGGAATGGCTGAGAGAGTTTGGGAGAAAGTTCTTAAGGATGTAGAAAATAATTCAATTAAAAAGATATATTATGATATGGAAAACATTCGAGGAAATGAAATAGTGTCCCCTGACTATGGCATGATAGATAATAAGAAATATTTATATACTAATATAATCAGTACAAGCAGGGGATGCCCTTTTAAATGTGATTTTTGCTATAATAGCTGCGCTAAGTCTATAAAAACCTATGTTAATAGGCCTATAGAAGATGTAATTAAAGACATTAAAGTACTAAAAACAAAACATATTATGTTTATTGATGACAACTTTATTGGCAATCCTAAATGGACAAAAGAACTATTAAAGGAAATAAAACCTCTAAAGTTAAAATGGAATGCAGCAGTTACGTCTAATATAGTGGACATGCCTGAATTATTAGATGAGATGAAAGGGTCAGGATGCCAAAGCCTTTTCATAGGTTTTGAAAGTATAAATGGTAAATCAATAGAGAGCGTACATAAAATTCAAAATAGTGTAAGTAGATATGAGAAGCTTGTCGATGAAATTCATAAAAGAGGAATAATGATAAATGCAAGCTTTGTTTTTGGATTAGATGAAGATGATGCAGAAATATTTAATAGCACATTAGAGTGGATAGTTAAAAATAAAATAGAAACAGTAACGTCTCATATAATGACTCCTTATCCTGGCACAAAGTTATACGCATCATTATTAAAGGAAAATAGAATAGTAGATCATAATTTATCTAATTATAATACTTCCCATGTTGTATACAAACCAAAGAATATGACAGCAGAAGAATTATATAATGGCTATCTATGGATATATAAAGAAGTGTATACGTTTAAGAATATAATGAAGAGACTACCTAAATCTAAAAAACAATGGATTCCATTTTTAGCTTTTAATTTGCTTTATAGGAAGTTTGGAAAGCTAACTGAGTTGGTATGTAATATTGTTTCCTTTGAAGTTATAGGAAGGCTTTCTAGATGGGTTGCTTATAGAATAAAGTAA
- a CDS encoding DUF2975 domain-containing protein yields the protein MKRYSTIFLKIAVILIGVPVLALCIFGAVRLTNNPVNPDYANMIYPILIGMFVSVVPFFVALYQALKLLGYIDKNIAFSELSVKALRNIKYCAVIISVLYVVVIPFVYLLAEKDDAPGLIIIGMIPIFASLVIAVFSAVLQRLLKEAIDIKSENDLTV from the coding sequence ATGAAACGATATTCAACGATTTTTTTAAAGATAGCTGTTATTCTTATTGGAGTTCCAGTTCTTGCTTTATGCATATTTGGAGCAGTTCGGTTAACTAATAATCCAGTGAATCCAGACTATGCAAATATGATATATCCAATTTTAATAGGGATGTTTGTATCAGTTGTTCCGTTCTTTGTTGCATTGTATCAGGCTTTAAAGCTTTTAGGCTATATTGACAAAAACATAGCGTTTTCTGAGTTATCTGTAAAGGCTTTAAGGAATATAAAATACTGTGCAGTTATAATATCTGTATTATATGTGGTAGTAATTCCATTTGTTTACTTGTTAGCAGAGAAAGACGATGCTCCAGGTTTAATAATAATTGGAATGATACCTATCTTTGCTTCATTGGTAATCGCAGTTTTCTCTGCTGTTCTTCAAAGGCTCTTAAAAGAAGCCATAGACATAAAATCAGAAAATGATTTAACAGTGTAA
- a CDS encoding DapH/DapD/GlmU-related protein, giving the protein MNKELLEKIQKNEFISYKDIIFTEINEVVENTLRLTSELNTGYKTPEEVRNILAKIIDKEIDGSVQILTPFNTDFGANIRLGKDIFINKSCMFVDLGGIELEDNVLIGPDVKILSVNHPLDPKNRRGVILRSVKIKRNAWLGAGVTVCPGVTIGENSVIGAGSVVTKDVSDNTVYAGVPAKFIKNI; this is encoded by the coding sequence ATGAATAAAGAATTATTAGAGAAAATACAAAAAAATGAGTTTATTTCGTATAAAGATATTATATTTACTGAAATTAATGAAGTAGTTGAGAATACTTTAAGGTTGACATCTGAATTAAATACAGGGTATAAAACACCTGAAGAAGTCAGAAATATTTTAGCAAAAATTATAGACAAGGAAATTGATGGTTCTGTACAAATATTAACACCATTCAACACAGATTTTGGAGCTAATATTAGATTGGGGAAAGATATATTTATTAATAAATCGTGTATGTTTGTTGATTTAGGTGGGATTGAATTAGAGGATAATGTTCTTATTGGGCCTGATGTAAAAATATTATCAGTTAATCACCCATTAGATCCTAAAAATAGACGTGGAGTTATTCTTAGAAGCGTAAAAATTAAACGTAATGCGTGGCTTGGAGCTGGAGTAACAGTTTGCCCAGGGGTAACAATTGGAGAAAATTCTGTTATTGGAGCAGGTTCAGTTGTTACTAAAGATGTTTCAGATAATACAGTTTATGCTGGAGTTCCAGCCAAGTTTATTAAGAATATATAA
- a CDS encoding helix-turn-helix domain-containing protein: MAIIINIDVMLAKRKMSVTELTEKVGITMANLSILKNGKAKAIRFSTLEAICKALDCQPGDILEYKNDI, from the coding sequence ATGGCGATTATAATTAATATTGATGTTATGCTAGCTAAAAGGAAAATGAGTGTGACCGAGCTTACTGAGAAAGTTGGAATAACAATGGCAAATCTTTCTATACTCAAAAATGGTAAAGCAAAAGCTATTAGATTCTCAACTTTAGAGGCAATATGCAAAGCTCTAGATTGCCAACCGGGCGATATTTTAGAATACAAAAATGATATATAA
- a CDS encoding DUF2975 domain-containing protein — MKRSSTILLKVSVFIGGPIVALLIFLLPMVTTGLSRVISVSAYLQYLGFIGLYGAVPPFLFALYQTIKFISYANKNEALSELSVKTLKNIRYCGITISLLYVIAMPLLFIIADGDDAPGIILFALIVILSTSISVVFANIFEKRRHSNKLVKC, encoded by the coding sequence ATGAAACGAAGTTCAACAATTTTATTAAAGGTATCTGTTTTTATTGGAGGTCCAATTGTTGCTTTACTTATATTTTTGTTGCCTATGGTAACAACAGGATTATCACGAGTAATTTCGGTGTCAGCATATTTGCAATATCTTGGCTTTATCGGACTGTATGGGGCGGTGCCGCCATTCTTATTTGCACTTTATCAGACCATAAAATTCATAAGCTATGCTAATAAGAATGAAGCCTTGTCGGAATTATCTGTAAAGACTTTGAAGAATATAAGATACTGTGGAATTACAATCAGTCTTTTATATGTGATAGCCATGCCACTTCTATTTATCATAGCAGATGGAGACGACGCTCCAGGAATCATATTATTTGCATTAATAGTTATTTTGTCAACTAGTATTAGTGTAGTATTTGCTAATATTTTTGAAAAAAGACGCCATAGTAATAAATTAGTTAAGTGTTAA